A genomic region of Plasmodium falciparum 3D7 genome assembly, chromosome: 11 contains the following coding sequences:
- a CDS encoding RNA-binding protein, putative, whose amino-acid sequence MVDSGCSILIRNLNYDTSPDKVRKIFENVGKVKDVYLPLDHYTRKPRGFGFVEYFESKYAKEAINILNHSRIDGNEIRIIIAQNRRKSPDTMKFYHNEYLYNYRHKDNRKYNNCKNYKRKYSKYYRTDERDRSRYKRRSTSSSLHKYKKRKKKKNYSKYSTSTGSHSLTPLSTYSSTTSSIYKRSDDSEYYTKRRKKKKQKRTNKEKRIKKERSITYTNSYSSYREDKKEQDENKQENYNKHVNTNKHRDQNNEQDDIINKENISNKQLKHKNDDDNKKKRQKRYNTPGIHSDNSTSQRSSNKYINNKLESMENKTKRNKNFKNINNNNNNKKDNSNSNKSNNSNKSNKSNKSNSNSYSNNDESNRKSLSCDMCSVQNESIRKKEENKKYTHSHDIMTPESKSTDNQKEEVEKKCRDIYKDEENTDEGHINSNMYTNLNKNIYSKNKFEDQTCNTNFDDIITDTKEKITEYNNKHNINYNNKLTDDEHIKEKKNALIERCVQSYDNDEISDESQKNAENVFFEKVQNVKNNKKKNNLENLIEDKKSDYDIYNDIIDKDSKKENYNSPSLTSSYTSKSISLSKSTSHSICNNRNEKKRIHRDYVHSYHMKKKQKKRIKENSTRSKSDSENIYYSSDDSQGEKRNISVEVSRSNPKENKEKNKTFKYKDKNKTNIISSSYRRSKSSSMKDSRILKSYIHDTNVNAGFKELKKKVGRDKTKEKNIKDKRDDKDKNSSYDSPYYSPRDMLSHNSFEKNNLIQKKNEDNISQGKGSYQSSKGSYYINKERSIYKHSNDKYSKRQKNKSRRTPSKYSNTSSSYDNKKINKHNYNKKKKKKKKYYYSRNNELSRNSYTSSTYSKKRIVSIDTSTNTKDSYSSSSYTNKKKNKNKYYNKKYYGEHKYKGYRKEAKHSNSRYE is encoded by the coding sequence ATGGTTGATAGTGGGTGTAGCATACTAATTCGTAATTTAAATTACGATACTAGCCCAGATAAAGTAAGAAAGATATTTGAAAATGTTGGGAAAGTTAAAGATGTATATTTACCTTTAGACCATTATACAAGGAAACCACGTGGGTTTGGTTTTGTAGAATATTTCGAATCTAAGTATGCAAAAGAGgctataaatattttaaatcacTCAAGAATTGATGGTAatgaaataagaataattattGCTCAGAATAGACGGAAATCACCTGATACGATGAAATTTTATCATAATGAAtatctttataattatagacataaagataataggaaatataataattgtaaaaattacaaaaggAAATACAGTAAATATTATAGGACTGATGAACGAGATAGAAGTagatataaaagaagaagtACAAGCTCTtctttacataaatataaaaaaagaaaaaaaaaaaaaaattatagtaAATATTCAACAAGTACCGGTAGCCATAGTCTCACACCCTTGTCTACCTATTCTTCTACCACAtcatctatatataaaagaagtgATGATAGTGAATACTAtacaaaaagaagaaaaaaaaaaaaacaaaaaagaacgaataaagaaaaaaggataaaaaaggaaaggtCTATTACATATACCAATAGTTACAGTAGTTATAGGGAAGACAAAAAAGAACAAGATGAAAATAAacaagaaaattataataaacacGTAAATACTAATAAACATAGAGATCAAAATAATGAGCAagatgatattataaataaagagaATATTTCCAATAAACagttaaaacataaaaacgatgatgataataaaaaaaaaagacaaaaacGTTATAATACTCCTGGCATACATTCAGATAATAGCACTTCACAAAGGAGttctaataaatatattaataataaattggaGAGCATGGAAAATAAAActaaaagaaacaaaaattttaaaaatattaataataataataataataaaaaggataatagtaatagtaataaaagtaataatagtaataaaagtaataaaagtaataaaagtaatagtaatagttatagtaataatgatgaatCAAACAGAAAATCCTTAAGCTGTGATATGTGTTCAGTCCAAAACGAATCTATTcgtaaaaaagaagaaaataaaaaatatacacactCACATGATATCATGACACCCGAGTCGAAAAGTACAGATAATCAAAAAGAAGAGGTAGAGAAAAAATGTcgagatatatataaagatgaagaaaatacaGATGAAGGGCATATTAATTCAAACATGTATACTaatttaaacaaaaatatatatagcaaAAATAAGTTTGAAGATCAAACATGCAATACAAATTTTGATGATATTATAACCGATACAAAAGAAAAGATAactgaatataataataaacataatataaattataataataaattaacagacgatgaacatataaaggaaaagaaaaatgcaCTTATCGAAAGGTGTGTTCAATCgtatgataatgatgaaatatCTGATGAGTCTCAAAAAAATGCagaaaatgttttttttgaaaaagtacaaaatgtaaaaaataataaaaaaaaaaataatttggaAAATTTAATAGAGGACAAAAAAAGTGattatgatatttataatgatattatagataaagatagtaaaaaagaaaattacaACTCTCCATCTCTCACATCTTCATACACGTCTAAATCTATATCATTATCCAAGTCAACATCTCATTCAATTTGTAATAATAGGaatgagaaaaaaagaattcaTAGAGATTATGTACATTCTtatcatatgaaaaaaaaacagaaaaaaagaattaaagaAAATTCAACTAGAAGCAAATCAGACtctgaaaatatttattatagtaGTGATGATTCTCAAGGGGAAAAGAGAAATATAAGTGTTGAGGTTTCTAGAAGTAATCCaaaggaaaataaagaaaagaacaaaacatttaaatataaagataaaaataaaacaaatattatttcttcttcttataGAAGAAGTAAAAGTAGTAGTATGAAAGATTCAAGAATTTTAAAAAGTTACATACATGATACAAATGTCAATGCAGGTTTCAAAGAATTGAAAAAGAAAGTAGGTAGAgataaaacaaaagaaaaaaatataaaagataaaagaGATGACAAAGACAAAAATAGTTCCTATGATAGTCCTTATTATAGTCCTAGAGATATGTTATCACATAATTCCTTtgagaaaaataatttaattcaaaaaaaaaatgaagataatatatcACAAGGAAAAGGTTCCTATCAAAGTTCAAAAGGaagttattatataaataaagaaagaagcatatataaacattcaAATGACAAGTATTCaaaaagacaaaaaaataaaagcagAAGAACCCCATCAAAATATTCTAACACATCTTCttcttatgataataaaaaaataaacaaacacaactataacaaaaaaaaaaaaaaaaaaaaaaaatattattattctagAAATAACGAATTATCAAGAAATTCTTATACAAGTTCGACATAtagtaaaaaaagaatagtTTCGATCGATACGTCAACTAACACTAAAGATAGTTATTCTAGTTCttcatatacaaataaaaaaaaaaataaaaacaaatattataataaaaaatattatggtgaacataaatataaaggatATAGAAAAGAAGCCAAGCATTCAAATTCTAGGTATGAATAG
- a CDS encoding small nuclear ribonucleoprotein F, putative → MSVGIAPLNPKPFLNSLAGNRVIIKLKWGMEYKGILKSFDGYMNIRLTNAEEWIHGEFKGTLGEIFLRCNNILYIREDNEKTKTDL, encoded by the exons ATGTCAGTG ggTATTGCTCCTCTTAACCCTAAGCCATTTTTAAACAGTTTGGCTGGTAATCgagtaattataaaattaaaatgggGAATGGAATATAAAG gtaTATTGAAATCCTTTGACGGCTACATGAACATAAGACTAACAAACGCAGAAGAATGGATACATGGAGAATTCAAAGGAACGCTTggtgaaatatttttaag aTGCAAtaatatcttatatataagggaagataatgaaaaaacaaaaacggACCTTTGA
- a CDS encoding protein phosphatase, putative: protein MWNKLNDAENTDVDNHGEPRNGFFQRLKKYKTFFYLFFGFLMASLIIYAFYEYYFKKNGDFKLNCNDLNARCLNYKFPSFKPERLHIVDVNTENNNYILRSSIPLFNGVYSEEKLLSYIKKLFEENNLSYSDNLTLHIISFLRNDLKEGCSYTSEHCFNKKNNIFNHIIVGHQENPYDINEDEIDDKLKSMSWNTDNLINQIKDLKQKFNTMKNTIFFIHCRRGRDRTGEFVSAYKMIEQNKDFNSIVEENEEIGKVKQQYVNMQKWLCLYLERIMKNPNVKCFNFL, encoded by the exons atgtggaataaattaaatgatgCAGAAAATACAGACGTTGATAATCATGGTG AGCCAAGGAATGGATTTTTTCAACGtctgaaaaaatataagacctttttttatttgttttttggGTTTTTAATGGCTTCGCTAATTATATATGCCTTTTATGAATACTACTTTAAAAAAA ATGGtgattttaaattaaattgtAATGATTTAAATGCAAGATGTCTAAACTATAAATTCCCAAGTTTTAAAC ctGAAAGGTTACATATTGTCGATGTGAAtacagaaaataataattatatattaagaagTAGTATTCCATTATTTAATG gAGTATATTCGGAGGAAAAATTATTAAgctatataaagaaattattcgaagaaaataatttatcctACAGTGACAATTTAACATTACACATAATATCATTCTTGAGAAACGACTTAAag gagGGTTGTTCTTATACTTCTGAACATTGCTTTaacaagaaaaataatatattcaatcATATTATAGTAGGACATCAAGAAAATCCGTATGATATAAATGAGGAT gaaaTTGACGATAAACTAAAGAGCATGAGTTGGAACACggataatttaataaatcaaattaaagatttaaaacaaaaatttaataCCATGAAAAAtaccatattttttattcattgtAGAAGAGGAAGAGATAGAACGGGGGAATTTGTAAGTGCTTATAAAATGAtagaacaaaataaagattTTAATTCCATAgttgaagaaaatgaagaaattgGAAAAGTAAAACAACAATATGTAAACATGCAGAAATggttatgtttatatttagagagaataatgaaaaatccTAATGttaaatgttttaattttttatga
- a CDS encoding deoxyuridine 5'-triphosphate nucleotidohydrolase: MHLKIVCLSDEVREMYKNHKTHHEGDSGLDLFIVKDEVLKPKSTTFVKLGIKAIALQYKSNYYYKCEKSENKKKDDDKSNIVNTSFLLFPRSSISKTPLRLANSIGLIDAGYRGEIIAALDNTSDQEYHIKKNDKLVQLVSFTGEPLSFELVEELDETSRGEGGFGSTSNNKY, translated from the coding sequence ATGCATTTAAAAATTGTATGTCTGAGTGATGAGGTCAGAGAAATGTACAAGAATCATAAAACACATCATGAAGGTGATAGTGGATTAGATTTGTTTATTGTAAAAGATGAAGTACTGAAGCCAAAGTCCACAACTTTTGTTAAGCTTGGAATTAAGGCAATAGCATTACAATATAAAtctaattattattataaatgtgaaaaatcggaaaataaaaaaaaagatgatgaCAAATCCAATATTGTAAATACGagctttttattatttcctcGTAGCAGTATATCCAAAACCCCATTACGCTTAGCTAATTCAATTGGACTAATTGATGCAGGTTATAGAGGAGAAATTATTGCCGCCTTGGATAATACTAGTGACCAAGAGTAtcacattaaaaaaaatgataaattagTACAATTGGTCTCTTTTACAGGGGAACCACTTTCTTTTGAATTAGTTGAGGAACTGGATGAAACTTCCAGAGGAGAAGGAGGTTTTGGATCGACAtcgaataataaatattga
- a CDS encoding tRNA (guanine-N(7)-)-methyltransferase, putative translates to MKKHKKTPCKRKYRQRAHCNPLSDSYIKYPRNYTYVDWSLHFPLYFEKNQIKDEYITNKENSKDEHIVTDNMKNNVENDNMNNVLYLNTNKYPVNYKMRNIFNESYENNKNVTILDIGCGYGGLLFSLSKIFNDKLILGLEIRDKITNYVGEKILSYRYNYHPYYQNISVIRTNVIKFLPNYIKKNQIEKIFFCFPDPHFKRHNWRRRIITIENLSLYYHLLKNNGYIYFITDVYTLYLWVIFCFSKCPYFKVLTNKDCENDICVKLIHESSEESKKVKKNKQNMYYCVAQKI, encoded by the coding sequence atgaaaaaacacaaaaaaacgccatgtaaaagaaaatatcgACAAAGAGCTCATTGTAATCCTCTGTCAGatagttatataaaatatccaaggaattatacatatgttgATTGGAGTTTACATTTTCCATTATATTTTGAGAAAAACCAAATCaaagatgaatatataacaaataaagaGAATTCAAAAGATGAACATATAGTAACAGATAATATGAAGAACAATGttgaaaatgataatatgaataatgttttatatttaaatacaaataaatatccagtgaattataaaatgagaaatatatttaatgaatcatatgaaaataacaaaaatgttACCATTTTAGATATAGGATGTGGATATGGTGGTttgttattttctttaagtaaaatatttaatgataaattaattttaggTTTAGAAATAAGAGATAAAATTACCAATTATGTAGGTGAAAAAATTTTATCTTATCGGTATAATTATCATccatattatcaaaatatatcgGTAATACGTacaaatgtaataaaattcttaccaaattatataaaaaaaaatcaaatagaGAAAATCTTCTTTTGTTTTCCTGATCCTCATTTTAAAAGACATAATTGGAGAAGAAGAATTATTACTATCGAAAATTTgtctttatattatcatcttttaaaaaataatggctatatatattttattacagatgtatatacattatatttatgggTCATATTCTGTTTTTCAAAATGTCCTTATTTTAAAGTACTTACAAATAAAGATTGTGAAAATGATATTTGTGTTAAGTTAATTCACGAAAGTTCAGAAGAATCAAAAAaggtgaaaaaaaataaacaaaatatgtattattgtGTAGctcaaaaaatttaa
- a CDS encoding protein disulfide-isomerase, putative produces the protein MIIKFLIFNLLLYLFRCNTKVNFTYPQNDFLRIDSENIEEAFENNDYWLINFYAPQCVYCKFIWDKLRYIQRSIQNENRTKIYFGEVNCDNQKGYTVCEIYGAMRVPQLKLFKGSELISTYSNDITNYNNIKSWIYYITTPLFVGVQDENELKSYETENNIFLTCSENLPADLFDVAKLYKEECYFINITNPDMCTRMNIKTNELHVMSAYNHSTYDLDTLDRELLKLFVNKNRFPLVMKIDHRNFFNIRSSGNNLMLLLLDMKKNPNAYILEYKQYAEKYKNHNDILFGYIDGKYYEENLELYGTDSDYYPQIIVFSKNPREYYFEGYFNIDNVDNIIYDVKNKRIYHKFEEFTKFRIILIKFKKHIKYILKKAFKTDFLSFIGFICSVIMMLLTAILVIHTIYKYYMSYTHNTYIEKEEKSE, from the exons atgattatcaaatttcttattttcaaTCTTctcctttatttatttcgttGTAATACAAAGGTTAATTTTACATATCCTCAAAATGATTTCTTAAGAATTGATTCGGAAAATATTGAGGAAGCTTTTGAGAATAATGATTACTGGCTTATaaattt ttaTGCTCCACAGTGTGTGTATTGCAAGTTCATATGGGATAAACTAAGATACATACAACGATCAATACAAAATGAGAACAGaacgaaaatatatttcGGAGAa GTAAATTGTGATAACCAGAAAGGATACACAGTTTGTGAAATATATGGAGCCATGAGAGTACCTCAATtaaaatt GTTTAAAGGCAGCGAATTAATATCCACTTATTCAAATGATATAaccaattataataatataaaaagctggatatattacattacgac aCCATTATTTGTTGGTGTGCAGGATGAAAATGAGTTAAAATCATACGAAACGGAAAACAATATCTTCTTAACTTGCTCAGAAAATTTACCT GCGGATTTATTCGATGTGGCTAAGttatataaagaagaatGTTATTTTATCAATATCACAAATCCG GATATGTGTACTaggatgaatataaaaacgAACGAATTACACGTAATGAGTGCATACAATCACAGTACCTATGACTTAGACACGTTG GATCGTGAGTTATTGAAATTATTTGTAAATAAGAATAGATTTCCCTTAGTTATGAAAATTGATCATcgcaatttttttaatataagaaGTAGcg gaaACAATTTAATGCTATTACTTTTGGACATGAAAAAGAATCCTAACGCCTACATTTTGGAGTACAAACAATATGCAGAAAA ATACAAGAATCACAATGATATTCTTTTTGGTTATATAGAtggaaaatattatgaagaa aATTTAGAACTGTACGGTACAGATTCAGATTATTATCCACAAATAATAGTATTTAGCAAAAATCCAAGg gAGTATTATTTTGAGGGATATTTCAATATAGATAATGtggataatataatat aTGACGTAAAGAACAAAAGAATTTATCACAAATTTGAAGAGTTTACAAAATTTAGAAT tatttTGATTAAATTCAAAaagcatataaaatatattttaaagaaaGCTTTTAAGACAgactttctttcttttattGGATTTATATGCTCAGTTATTATG ATGTTATTAACAGCCATTTTAGTAATTCATacaatatacaaatattatatgagtTACACACACAATACTTATATtgaaaaggaagaaaaaagcGAATag